Proteins encoded within one genomic window of Halorussus salilacus:
- the thiD gene encoding bifunctional hydroxymethylpyrimidine kinase/phosphomethylpyrimidine kinase, translating into MNGESTRVTRRPAPVSKPTVLTVAGSDSGGGAGIQADLKTIEAHDAFGTNAVTAVTAQHTRGVESTHVLPAEEVAAQIDAVRGDFDVRAGKTGMLATAEVVRTVADRAADAAFPLVVDPVMVAASGDRLLDPEAETAYEGLVAEAALVTPNADEAEALTGVDVVGSASAEEAGARLLEMGAAAALVKGGHVPGETVRDVLVTPERTRTFEHPRVATDATHGSGCALSAAIAARLAHGDDLADAVDAATDFLARAVRYPLDAGEGAGAVHHAVGLRNRAARDSTAEAVREVVADLADADASTLVPEVGMNVVGATPYAEDPDETAAVEGRITRTFAGVKPNRGVRFGASSHVARFLLACREFDPALRFAANCRFDSDVESALESLDWPVAEYDRGAEPDAVKAQEGSTMQWGARRAFESVAGTPVAVVDRGEVGKEAMTKVVAGDAEELAERVLALLDAVS; encoded by the coding sequence ATGAACGGCGAATCCACCCGAGTCACTCGACGACCGGCACCGGTCTCGAAGCCGACGGTTCTCACCGTCGCGGGGAGCGACTCCGGCGGCGGCGCGGGGATACAGGCCGACCTCAAGACCATCGAGGCCCACGACGCCTTCGGGACGAACGCGGTCACCGCGGTCACCGCCCAGCACACCCGCGGGGTCGAGTCGACGCACGTCCTGCCCGCAGAGGAGGTCGCGGCCCAGATCGACGCCGTTCGCGGGGACTTCGACGTGCGGGCGGGGAAGACCGGGATGCTCGCCACCGCCGAGGTCGTCCGGACGGTCGCCGACCGCGCGGCCGACGCCGCGTTCCCGCTCGTCGTCGACCCCGTGATGGTCGCGGCGTCGGGCGACCGCCTGCTCGACCCCGAGGCCGAGACCGCCTACGAGGGCCTCGTCGCGGAGGCCGCCCTCGTGACCCCGAACGCCGACGAGGCTGAGGCGCTGACCGGCGTGGATGTCGTCGGTTCCGCGTCGGCCGAGGAGGCCGGGGCGCGACTGCTGGAGATGGGCGCGGCGGCCGCGTTGGTGAAGGGCGGGCACGTCCCCGGCGAGACGGTCCGGGACGTGCTGGTCACACCCGAGCGAACCCGGACGTTCGAACACCCCCGCGTCGCGACCGACGCGACCCACGGCTCTGGCTGTGCGCTCTCGGCCGCAATCGCGGCGCGACTCGCCCACGGCGACGACCTCGCCGACGCGGTCGACGCGGCCACCGACTTCCTCGCCCGCGCGGTCCGCTACCCCCTCGACGCGGGCGAGGGGGCGGGCGCGGTCCACCACGCGGTCGGACTCCGGAACCGCGCCGCCCGCGATTCCACCGCGGAGGCGGTCCGCGAGGTCGTCGCCGACCTCGCGGACGCCGACGCCTCCACGCTGGTTCCCGAAGTAGGGATGAACGTCGTCGGCGCGACCCCCTACGCCGAGGACCCCGACGAGACCGCGGCCGTGGAAGGTCGCATCACCCGGACGTTCGCGGGCGTGAAGCCCAACCGGGGCGTGCGGTTCGGCGCGTCGAGCCACGTCGCGCGCTTCCTGCTCGCCTGCCGGGAGTTCGACCCCGCGTTGCGGTTCGCCGCGAACTGCCGGTTCGATTCGGACGTGGAGTCCGCGCTGGAGTCGCTCGACTGGCCGGTCGCGGAGTACGACAGGGGTGCGGAACCCGACGCGGTGAAAGCGCAGGAGGGGTCCACGATGCAGTGGGGTGCGCGGCGGGCGTTCGAGTCGGTCGCGGGGACGCCCGTCGCGGTGGTCGACCGGGGCGAGGTCGGCAAGGAGGCGATGACGAAGGTGGTCGCGGGGGACGCGGAGGAGTTGGCCGAGCGCGTGCTGGCGCTGTTGGACGCGGTCTCGTAA
- a CDS encoding TIGR00341 family protein: MRLVQVSIPAGKRDTVIGVLDEEGIDYMLTDETSGREYTDIAYFPLPNNAVQPILDRLQDAGLGDEVHAVIIDAKTDTSRRFEKLERKYAEGNGDPDRISRQEIRSTASALSPEFPTFVAMTIISAVVATAGLLLDSPAVVVGSMVIAPLIGPAVGASVGTVLGDRELFRDGLRFQVLGGTLTIASATVFAVAVRFGFLVPPGTDVTTIPQISGRLTPDFLSLVVALGAGAAGVLSVASGVSVALVGVMIAAALVPPAAAVGISIAWGHPMAAISSGVLVLVNLLSINLSGLVVLWYLGYRPNEWFQLDETRANLLKRAGVLLAALAILSVFLGGVTFTSMQSASFQEDARDEVKQVVVDTPGAQLLGVEFQTTDDPTFSRSSRVVVTVGRPSGEEYPDLAERLSRRINAHADNRVAVQVRFVDTETVPA, encoded by the coding sequence ATGCGGCTCGTACAGGTCTCGATTCCGGCCGGAAAGCGAGACACGGTCATCGGGGTCCTCGACGAGGAGGGCATCGACTACATGCTGACCGACGAGACCAGCGGCCGGGAGTACACCGACATCGCCTACTTCCCGCTACCGAACAACGCGGTCCAGCCCATCCTCGACAGGCTACAGGACGCGGGACTCGGCGACGAGGTCCACGCCGTCATCATCGACGCCAAGACCGACACCTCGCGTCGATTCGAGAAGCTCGAACGGAAGTACGCCGAGGGGAACGGCGACCCCGACCGCATCTCCCGACAGGAGATTCGCTCGACCGCCAGCGCACTGTCGCCCGAGTTCCCCACGTTCGTCGCGATGACGATAATCAGCGCGGTGGTCGCGACCGCGGGCCTCCTGCTCGACTCCCCGGCGGTCGTGGTGGGGTCGATGGTCATCGCGCCGCTCATCGGTCCCGCGGTGGGGGCGAGCGTCGGAACGGTGCTGGGCGACCGCGAACTGTTCCGCGATGGCCTGCGGTTTCAGGTGCTCGGCGGGACCCTGACCATCGCGAGCGCGACGGTGTTCGCGGTCGCGGTCCGGTTCGGCTTCCTCGTCCCGCCGGGAACCGACGTGACGACCATCCCCCAGATAAGCGGCAGACTGACGCCCGACTTCCTCTCGCTGGTGGTCGCGCTGGGCGCGGGCGCGGCGGGCGTCCTCAGCGTCGCGTCGGGCGTCTCGGTGGCGCTGGTGGGCGTGATGATCGCCGCGGCGCTCGTCCCGCCCGCCGCGGCGGTCGGCATCTCCATCGCGTGGGGCCACCCGATGGCGGCCATCAGCTCGGGCGTCCTCGTCCTCGTCAACCTCCTCTCGATCAACCTCTCGGGGCTTGTCGTCCTCTGGTACCTCGGCTACCGACCGAACGAGTGGTTCCAGCTCGACGAGACGCGGGCCAACCTCCTCAAGCGCGCGGGCGTCCTGCTCGCGGCCCTCGCGATACTCTCGGTGTTCCTCGGCGGGGTCACCTTCACGAGCATGCAGTCGGCGAGCTTTCAGGAGGACGCGCGCGACGAGGTCAAGCAGGTCGTCGTGGACACGCCCGGCGCGCAACTCCTGGGCGTCGAGTTCCAGACCACCGACGACCCCACGTTCTCCCGGTCGAGCAGGGTCGTGGTCACGGTCGGCCGCCCCTCCGGCGAGGAGTACCCCGACCTCGCCGAGCGGTTGAGCAGGCGGATAAACGCTCACGCCGACAACCGGGTCGCGGTCCAGGTCCGGTTCGTCGACACCGAGACGGTTCCGGCCTGA
- a CDS encoding DUF7501 family protein, whose product MSATTWSDPNDCPFCGAELPNPGAGFVDHIGANPDCEAGFEAWREHIAGDVPGGWGG is encoded by the coding sequence ATGAGCGCAACCACTTGGAGCGACCCGAACGACTGTCCGTTCTGCGGGGCAGAGCTACCGAATCCCGGCGCGGGATTCGTCGACCACATCGGCGCGAACCCGGACTGCGAAGCGGGGTTCGAGGCGTGGCGCGAGCACATCGCCGGGGACGTGCCCGGCGGCTGGGGCGGGTAG
- a CDS encoding DUF1684 domain-containing protein, producing the protein MTDTEAAEDEFDPEAWREQLESHREEKDEFFAEHPQSPIPPEDREGFSGLEYFDPDPDYRVVASVEVHENPGPVEMDVTAGAPQRYLRVATLHFKLGEEYELAAYSREDHEGLFVPFRDKTTGQQTDEHGRYMEFEVEGELADTDEMVVDFNLAYSPFCAYSETFACPLPPEENWLDTEILAGERTR; encoded by the coding sequence ATGACCGACACCGAGGCCGCGGAGGACGAGTTCGACCCCGAGGCGTGGCGCGAGCAGTTGGAGAGCCACCGCGAGGAGAAAGACGAGTTCTTCGCGGAACACCCCCAGTCGCCGATTCCGCCCGAGGACCGCGAGGGGTTCTCGGGGCTGGAGTACTTCGACCCCGACCCCGACTACCGCGTGGTCGCGAGCGTCGAGGTCCACGAGAATCCGGGGCCCGTGGAGATGGACGTGACCGCGGGCGCGCCACAGCGGTACCTCCGGGTGGCGACCCTGCACTTCAAACTGGGCGAGGAGTACGAGCTGGCGGCCTACAGCCGGGAAGACCACGAGGGGCTGTTCGTCCCCTTCCGCGACAAGACCACGGGCCAGCAGACCGACGAGCACGGTCGGTACATGGAGTTCGAGGTGGAGGGAGAGTTAGCCGACACCGACGAGATGGTCGTGGACTTCAACCTCGCGTACTCGCCGTTCTGCGCCTACAGCGAAACGTTCGCGTGTCCCCTCCCGCCCGAGGAGAACTGGCTCGACACCGAGATTCTGGCGGGCGAGCGGACGCGGTGA
- a CDS encoding heavy-metal-associated domain-containing protein gives MAKQITVEGMSCGGCEETVENALRDVPGVEDADADNETDSVTVEGDAPDDDLVAAVEDAGYQAKA, from the coding sequence ATGGCAAAACAGATCACCGTCGAAGGCATGAGCTGTGGCGGCTGTGAGGAAACGGTCGAGAACGCGCTCCGCGACGTGCCCGGCGTGGAGGACGCCGACGCCGACAACGAGACCGACTCCGTGACCGTCGAGGGCGACGCGCCCGACGATGACCTCGTCGCCGCCGTCGAGGACGCTGGCTATCAGGCGAAGGCCTGA
- the engB gene encoding GTP-binding protein EngB: MFESRPDRGAEVVFVGRSNVGKSTLMRELTGHHFDTGGKPGVTRSPNHYDWTSEDFVLTDLPGFGFMSGVSEERREQIKTDIVRYIEDHADQILVGVLVVDGKSVVDIIDRHSGEDEVPYDVEMFYFLRDVGIPVVVAVNKMDKVDDEDERLNELCDRLGLHPPWKQWRDTVAPISAKRGNIDALNEAVKEKLHEQKRDDLLKFFS, from the coding sequence ATGTTCGAGAGTCGCCCGGACCGCGGCGCGGAGGTCGTCTTCGTCGGCCGGTCGAACGTCGGGAAATCCACCCTGATGCGCGAGCTCACGGGCCACCACTTCGACACCGGGGGCAAGCCCGGCGTGACCCGCTCGCCCAACCACTACGACTGGACCAGCGAGGACTTCGTGCTGACCGACCTGCCCGGATTCGGGTTCATGTCGGGCGTCTCCGAGGAGCGCCGCGAGCAGATAAAGACCGACATCGTCCGGTACATCGAGGACCACGCCGACCAGATTCTGGTCGGCGTGCTGGTGGTCGACGGCAAGAGCGTCGTCGACATCATCGACCGCCACTCCGGCGAGGACGAGGTGCCCTACGACGTGGAGATGTTCTACTTCCTCCGGGACGTGGGCATCCCGGTCGTGGTCGCGGTCAACAAGATGGACAAGGTCGACGACGAGGACGAGCGACTGAACGAACTCTGCGACCGACTGGGCCTGCATCCGCCGTGGAAGCAGTGGCGCGACACCGTCGCGCCCATCTCAGCGAAGCGCGGGAACATCGACGCGCTGAACGAGGCGGTGAAGGAGAAGCTTCACGAGCAGAAGCGCGACGACCTCCTGAAGTTCTTCTCCTAG
- a CDS encoding DUF389 domain-containing protein, with protein sequence MRVVHVLVPDEHRESAMEALDERRVEYVVLEDDDESVLLEFPIPTDATGEVFGALHEAGVPDDAYRVVSTGETATTGTIDELMTRYAARYDPLSVPELKSKSQDLSRDPLSFVGLVVLSAMIAAGGLLVGSPAIIVGAMVIAPLVGPMLTASVGAIAGDRAMFADSVRLQVVGLLAGIVGAGLFAFVAQTLSFVPPVLDITSIVVIADRAAPTFLTVAVGVIAGAAAAFGLTTKGPTSLIGVMIAAALIPGASATGIALVWGEYLVALGASTVLAVTVIGINVAVFATLELLGYDSSPRSLVPSFEAPARIAAISVVALLLVVGSVAVVYGTYQHFEYEYGTNRAVDDVLSRSAYDALNVSTVRTDYGPGAALFDARPTVVVTVFRPSGAEYPDLAATLRREIANRTAHRPAVQVQFTDVQAAGQLSDPPPVESGPGGGVAGRPAGYSSSKGSSGS encoded by the coding sequence GTGCGCGTCGTCCACGTTCTCGTTCCCGACGAACACCGCGAATCCGCGATGGAGGCACTCGACGAGCGACGGGTGGAGTACGTCGTGCTGGAGGACGACGACGAGTCGGTCCTCCTCGAATTCCCGATTCCGACCGACGCGACCGGCGAGGTGTTCGGCGCGCTCCACGAGGCGGGCGTTCCCGACGACGCCTACCGGGTGGTCTCGACCGGCGAGACCGCGACGACCGGGACTATCGACGAGCTGATGACCCGGTACGCCGCGCGCTACGACCCGCTCTCGGTCCCGGAACTCAAGTCGAAGTCCCAGGACCTCAGCCGCGACCCCCTCTCGTTCGTGGGGCTCGTGGTGTTGAGCGCCATGATAGCCGCGGGGGGACTGCTGGTGGGCTCGCCCGCCATCATCGTCGGCGCGATGGTCATCGCGCCGCTGGTCGGTCCGATGCTCACCGCCAGCGTCGGCGCCATCGCGGGCGACCGGGCCATGTTCGCCGACAGCGTCCGGTTGCAGGTCGTGGGACTCCTCGCGGGAATCGTCGGTGCCGGGCTCTTCGCGTTCGTCGCCCAGACGCTGTCGTTCGTACCGCCGGTGCTCGACATCACCTCGATAGTGGTCATCGCCGACCGGGCCGCGCCGACGTTCCTGACGGTCGCCGTCGGCGTCATCGCCGGGGCCGCCGCGGCGTTCGGACTGACGACCAAGGGACCGACCTCGCTCATCGGCGTGATGATCGCCGCCGCGCTGATTCCCGGCGCTTCCGCGACGGGAATCGCACTCGTCTGGGGCGAGTACCTCGTCGCGCTCGGCGCGTCGACGGTGCTGGCGGTGACGGTCATCGGCATCAACGTCGCGGTGTTCGCCACGCTCGAACTGCTCGGGTACGACTCCTCGCCACGGTCGCTCGTTCCGTCGTTCGAGGCCCCCGCGAGGATAGCCGCGATTTCGGTCGTCGCCCTGCTCCTCGTCGTCGGGAGCGTCGCCGTCGTGTACGGGACCTACCAGCACTTCGAGTACGAGTACGGGACCAACCGAGCGGTCGACGACGTGCTGTCCCGGTCGGCGTACGACGCCCTCAACGTCTCGACCGTCCGGACCGATTACGGTCCCGGAGCCGCGCTGTTCGACGCTCGACCGACGGTCGTGGTGACCGTGTTCCGCCCCTCCGGCGCGGAGTATCCCGACCTCGCGGCGACGCTCCGCCGGGAGATAGCGAACCGGACGGCCCACCGGCCCGCGGTACAGGTCCAGTTCACCGACGTACAGGCCGCGGGCCAACTGTCGGACCCGCCGCCGGTCGAGTCGGGACCGGGCGGCGGGGTGGCCGGTCGGCCAGCAGGCTACTCGTCGTCGAAGGGGAGTTCGGGTTCGTAG
- a CDS encoding MFS transporter, whose protein sequence is MARARLFASLCGLVFLVNLARIVFAPLLDVFISEFGIGEATAGLIVTLTWVGSASLRLPTGWVLTKVPRHRVVVASGAILAVSSGLAATATTVRHLMVGAFLMGLASGVYFVSAHPLLSELYPTRVGRVMGIHGGASQVAAVVAAPFVALTLLVDWRLSLWAIAVGAAAITAYTWVAAARADLPDAGADDRDFLAAALSEWRIIVTALAIVGAAVFVWQGLFNFYELYMRSKGLSDGMAGTMLTIIFAAGIPAFYFGGDLADRLPYVPYLLGIVGTFAASLFLLTRAESLPALVGLTAVVGFVIHSLFPAVDTYMLDTLPDSTRGSAYAAFSSVWMLGQALGSSALGEVVELGYTYDSVFATAALCLGASIVVLAVLERAGRLPS, encoded by the coding sequence ATGGCCCGCGCTCGACTCTTCGCTTCCCTCTGCGGACTCGTCTTCCTCGTCAATCTCGCCAGAATCGTCTTTGCGCCCCTGCTGGACGTGTTCATCTCCGAGTTCGGAATCGGCGAGGCGACGGCCGGACTCATCGTGACGCTCACATGGGTCGGTAGCGCCTCGCTCCGGCTCCCGACCGGGTGGGTCCTCACCAAGGTCCCGAGACACCGGGTCGTGGTCGCCTCCGGGGCGATTCTCGCGGTCTCGTCCGGGCTCGCCGCGACCGCGACCACGGTCCGACACCTCATGGTCGGGGCCTTCCTGATGGGCCTCGCTTCGGGCGTTTACTTCGTGTCGGCCCACCCGCTGTTGAGCGAACTCTACCCGACTCGCGTGGGTCGCGTCATGGGTATCCACGGGGGCGCGAGTCAGGTCGCCGCCGTGGTCGCCGCGCCGTTCGTCGCGCTCACGCTCTTGGTCGACTGGCGGCTCTCGCTGTGGGCCATCGCGGTCGGCGCGGCGGCGATAACGGCCTATACGTGGGTCGCCGCGGCGCGGGCCGACCTCCCGGACGCGGGTGCCGACGACCGCGACTTCCTCGCGGCGGCGCTCTCGGAGTGGCGCATCATCGTGACGGCGCTCGCTATCGTCGGCGCGGCGGTGTTCGTCTGGCAGGGCTTGTTCAACTTCTACGAGCTGTACATGCGGTCGAAGGGGCTCTCCGACGGGATGGCAGGGACGATGCTCACGATAATCTTCGCCGCGGGCATCCCGGCGTTCTACTTCGGCGGCGACCTCGCCGACCGGCTCCCGTACGTTCCGTACCTGCTCGGCATCGTCGGGACGTTCGCCGCCAGCCTGTTCCTGCTGACGAGGGCCGAGAGCCTGCCTGCGCTGGTCGGGCTCACCGCCGTCGTCGGCTTCGTCATCCACTCGCTGTTCCCGGCCGTGGATACCTACATGCTCGATACGTTGCCGGACTCGACGCGAGGGAGCGCCTACGCCGCGTTCAGTTCGGTCTGGATGCTGGGTCAGGCGCTCGGGTCGTCGGCGCTCGGGGAGGTCGTAGAGCTCGGCTACACCTACGACTCGGTGTTCGCCACCGCCGCCCTCTGTCTGGGAGCCTCCATCGTCGTCCTCGCGGTCCTCGAACGCGCGGGACGACTGCCGAGTTGA
- a CDS encoding NOG1 family protein: protein MIFESLPTTPTSEELIDKAFSRASRAGRAKSGTQAQQSMLQTASNILSDNLGNVATEWPDFREVDPFYYELADAIVDVDELRQSLSEIQWASRKTHEIGREYQGKLTGDIDVDRKIRKQGFARLADVVEEVAEDLERVGAARNDLRTLPDIDPDEPTIVVAGYPNVGKSSFVNAVTNARNEIAEYPFTTKGVRVGHFERDRIRYQIVDTPGLLDRPADERNDIENQAVSALTHLADAILFVVDASGYCGYPLDAQLDLRDALAERFGDVPVLTVCNKADLSTDVDADAYMSVERGDSVEEVLDAAVDATGYEPELPFDDE from the coding sequence ATGATTTTCGAATCCCTGCCGACGACGCCCACGTCGGAGGAACTCATCGACAAGGCGTTCTCGCGGGCGTCGCGGGCCGGGCGGGCCAAGAGCGGCACACAGGCCCAGCAGTCGATGCTCCAGACGGCATCGAACATCCTGAGCGACAATCTGGGCAACGTCGCGACCGAGTGGCCCGACTTCCGCGAGGTCGACCCCTTCTACTACGAACTCGCCGACGCCATCGTGGACGTTGACGAACTCCGACAGAGCCTCTCGGAAATCCAGTGGGCCAGCAGGAAGACCCACGAGATCGGCCGCGAGTACCAGGGGAAGCTGACGGGCGACATCGACGTGGACAGGAAAATACGCAAGCAGGGGTTCGCCCGGCTCGCCGACGTGGTCGAGGAGGTCGCCGAGGACCTCGAACGGGTGGGCGCGGCCCGCAACGACCTCCGGACGCTCCCGGACATCGACCCCGACGAGCCGACCATCGTGGTCGCGGGCTACCCCAACGTCGGCAAGTCGTCGTTCGTCAACGCGGTCACCAACGCGCGCAACGAGATCGCGGAGTACCCCTTCACGACCAAGGGCGTCAGGGTCGGCCACTTCGAGCGCGACCGCATCCGCTACCAGATCGTCGACACGCCGGGACTGCTCGACCGCCCGGCCGACGAGCGAAACGACATCGAGAACCAGGCCGTCTCGGCGCTGACCCACCTCGCCGACGCCATCCTCTTCGTCGTCGACGCCAGCGGCTACTGCGGCTACCCCCTCGACGCCCAGCTCGACCTCCGGGACGCGCTTGCCGAGCGGTTCGGAGACGTTCCGGTCCTCACGGTCTGCAACAAGGCCGACCTCTCGACCGACGTGGACGCCGACGCCTACATGAGCGTCGAACGGGGCGACAGCGTGGAGGAGGTCCTCGACGCCGCGGTCGACGCGACCGGCTACGAACCCGAACTCCCCTTCGACGACGAGTAG
- a CDS encoding SHOCT domain-containing protein codes for MRGPRASTSDLRPWHARIEHYTPDGPLGRFLLATVAGSVGTTGLLFAITTVVEAFAFWPILALLSLSVGLAGVGLALVVLWPVYLSLIGNVESASEYPEGGVVRPPARTLDADDAVSVLKRRYAAGEVSESEFERRLDDILGVEAALDSHRESSARERGDIRLSERN; via the coding sequence ATGCGCGGTCCCCGAGCCTCGACATCAGACCTCCGCCCGTGGCACGCACGAATCGAGCACTACACGCCCGACGGCCCGCTCGGCCGGTTCCTGCTCGCGACCGTGGCCGGGTCGGTCGGCACCACGGGACTGTTGTTCGCCATCACGACCGTCGTCGAGGCCTTCGCCTTCTGGCCGATACTCGCGCTCCTCTCGCTGAGCGTCGGTCTCGCTGGCGTCGGCCTCGCGCTGGTCGTCCTCTGGCCGGTGTACCTCTCGCTCATCGGCAACGTCGAGTCGGCGAGCGAGTACCCCGAGGGCGGTGTCGTCCGGCCGCCCGCCCGGACCCTCGACGCCGACGACGCCGTGTCGGTCCTCAAGCGGCGATACGCCGCGGGCGAGGTCTCCGAGTCCGAGTTCGAGCGCCGTCTCGACGACATCCTCGGCGTCGAAGCGGCGCTCGACTCGCACCGCGAGTCGAGCGCCCGAGAGCGCGGCGACATCCGACTTTCCGAGCGCAACTGA
- a CDS encoding SIMPL domain-containing protein, with protein MFRGTLAVVGMTLLLVAAGVAGVVGPAAANVSANSAQDTNRTDGGQTISVAASGQAQGEPDQAIVRVAVVASGDDGDAVRADLAENASRMRAALAEVGIPDDRIRTVAYSIDQRRDTETTADRERRFEGFHAFEVTVSNVTRAGPVIDAAVSNGADRVDSVELALSEERRRAVRAAALRDAMDNARGNADVLAESADLEITGVHSVSTGDVTFEPFRAQALEAEDAGGSSTDIESGPVTVTAQVQVTYNATG; from the coding sequence ATGTTCAGGGGAACACTCGCAGTCGTGGGGATGACACTGCTTCTCGTGGCGGCGGGCGTCGCCGGGGTCGTCGGCCCGGCCGCCGCGAACGTGAGCGCGAATTCGGCACAGGACACGAACCGGACCGACGGCGGCCAGACAATCAGCGTCGCGGCGTCCGGGCAGGCTCAGGGCGAACCCGACCAGGCCATCGTCCGCGTCGCCGTCGTCGCCAGCGGCGACGACGGCGACGCGGTCCGGGCCGACCTCGCGGAGAACGCCTCCCGGATGCGGGCCGCGCTGGCCGAGGTTGGGATTCCGGACGACCGCATCCGGACGGTCGCGTACAGCATCGACCAGCGACGCGACACCGAGACGACCGCCGACCGCGAGCGGAGGTTCGAGGGCTTTCACGCCTTCGAGGTGACCGTCTCGAACGTCACCCGCGCCGGGCCGGTCATCGACGCCGCGGTCTCGAACGGGGCCGACCGGGTCGATAGCGTCGAACTCGCGCTCTCGGAGGAACGCAGGCGGGCGGTCCGCGCCGCGGCGCTCCGGGACGCGATGGACAACGCCCGCGGGAACGCCGACGTACTCGCCGAGAGCGCCGACCTCGAAATCACGGGCGTCCACAGCGTCTCGACCGGCGACGTGACCTTCGAACCGTTCCGCGCGCAGGCGCTCGAAGCCGAGGACGCCGGGGGGAGTTCGACCGACATCGAGTCGGGCCCGGTGACGGTGACCGCGCAGGTGCAGGTGACGTACAACGCGACCGGGTGA
- a CDS encoding four-helix bundle copper-binding protein — protein MALQQLDVSDEMDECIDNCFEATQACEWCADECIDEDEDMARCIRLCRDVADIASMHARFMVRSSEFHEDLAATCADACEECADECEQHDHEHCQVCADVLRECAESCRQMAS, from the coding sequence ATGGCACTACAACAGCTCGACGTGAGCGACGAGATGGACGAGTGTATCGACAACTGCTTCGAGGCGACCCAGGCGTGCGAGTGGTGCGCCGACGAATGCATCGACGAGGACGAGGACATGGCCCGGTGCATCCGACTCTGCCGGGACGTGGCCGACATCGCCAGCATGCACGCCCGGTTCATGGTCCGAAGCTCCGAGTTCCACGAGGACCTCGCGGCGACCTGCGCCGACGCCTGCGAGGAGTGCGCCGACGAGTGCGAGCAACACGACCACGAACACTGTCAGGTCTGTGCCGACGTGCTCAGGGAGTGCGCCGAGTCCTGCCGCCAGATGGCGTCCTAG